A single genomic interval of Chloroherpetonaceae bacterium harbors:
- a CDS encoding YeeE/YedE family protein has protein sequence MNDRGTMIELLSQPWPWYVAGPLIGLVVPTLLIIGNKTFGISSSMRHICAACMPANIKFFKYDWKKEVWNLYFVGGIFIGAILATLFLSSGKPIEVNPKLAEEIASYGITDFSRLVPQQLFSWEQLFTLRGVLIMVVGGFLVGFGTRYAGGCTSGHAIMGLSTLQLPSLIATISFMVGGFLSANVLLPLLLKLN, from the coding sequence ATAAACGACAGAGGAACTATGATAGAACTGCTATCTCAACCTTGGCCTTGGTATGTAGCAGGTCCGCTTATCGGACTGGTCGTGCCAACCTTGCTCATTATCGGTAACAAAACATTTGGCATCAGTTCTTCAATGCGGCATATCTGTGCGGCATGCATGCCGGCAAACATAAAGTTCTTCAAATACGACTGGAAAAAAGAGGTCTGGAATCTTTACTTTGTCGGAGGAATTTTCATTGGGGCAATTTTAGCAACGCTCTTTCTCAGCAGTGGCAAGCCTATTGAGGTCAATCCCAAACTTGCAGAGGAGATTGCAAGCTACGGTATCACTGATTTTAGCCGTCTTGTACCACAGCAACTTTTTTCTTGGGAGCAGCTCTTTACGCTAAGGGGAGTGCTGATAATGGTTGTGGGCGGTTTCCTTGTGGGCTTTGGCACGCGCTACGCAGGGGGATGCACCAGCGGGCACGCAATTATGGGACTGTCCACATTGCAACTGCCATCGCTGATTGCTACCATCAGCTTTATGGTAGGTGGGTTTCTTTCGGCAAATGTCCTTTTGCCACTTCTCTTGAAACTAAACTAA
- a CDS encoding YeeE/YedE family protein, producing the protein MQVTEAKKKETQGNGQVTQAAEAMTTEANTDFEVRSLDAMCVNESHLTHKWYHNLKYVAVGILFGIVVVKAEIISWFRIQEMFRLQSFHMYGVIGSAVIVGAISVWLIRKFNIKTIYGEPIEFHPKKFSVGQIIGGLLFGLGWALTGACPGPLYAQIGTGATVIAVTLLSAIAGTWVYGYLRERLPH; encoded by the coding sequence ATGCAGGTAACTGAAGCAAAAAAGAAGGAAACGCAAGGCAACGGACAGGTAACGCAAGCAGCCGAAGCAATGACAACTGAGGCGAATACCGATTTCGAGGTGCGCTCACTTGATGCAATGTGTGTGAACGAAAGCCATCTCACGCACAAGTGGTACCACAACTTGAAATATGTCGCCGTCGGAATTTTGTTCGGTATCGTTGTGGTTAAGGCAGAAATCATTAGCTGGTTCAGGATTCAAGAAATGTTTCGCTTGCAGTCGTTTCATATGTATGGCGTGATTGGCAGTGCAGTCATAGTAGGTGCAATATCCGTATGGCTCATAAGGAAGTTCAATATCAAAACGATTTATGGCGAGCCTATTGAGTTTCACCCGAAGAAGTTTAGCGTGGGGCAAATCATTGGTGGGTTGCTCTTTGGCTTAGGATGGGCTTTGACAGGGGCTTGCCCAGGACCACTTTATGCCCAAATCGGCACAGGGGCAACCGTGATTGCAGTTACGCTGCTGAGTGCCATTGCAGGCACTTGGGTCTATGGCTATCTTCGAGAGCGATTGCCACACTGA
- a CDS encoding peroxiredoxin, with translation MSETIETTMPRIGDPAPNFKAMTTHGEIDFYEYKKGSWAVLFSHPADFTPVCTTEFMGFAQRADEFAKMNVKLIGLSIDSIHAHVAWIQNIHEKAHVKIPFPVIADLDMAVAKKYGMLHSVSSTATVRAVFIIDPNNIVRLILYYPMNVGRNIDEIIRSIQALQTADANNVACPANWKPGEKVIVPPPKTQKELEERLQGKYDEVVDFYLVKKAL, from the coding sequence ATGTCAGAAACGATTGAAACCACAATGCCACGCATTGGCGATCCAGCGCCAAACTTCAAAGCAATGACCACGCACGGCGAGATAGATTTCTACGAATACAAAAAAGGAAGCTGGGCCGTGCTCTTTTCACATCCAGCAGACTTTACACCTGTCTGCACTACTGAATTTATGGGCTTTGCTCAGCGCGCCGATGAATTTGCCAAAATGAATGTCAAGCTCATCGGACTGAGCATTGACAGCATTCACGCACATGTAGCATGGATTCAAAATATCCATGAGAAGGCTCATGTGAAGATTCCATTCCCTGTGATTGCAGATTTGGATATGGCGGTAGCCAAGAAATATGGAATGCTGCACAGCGTGAGCTCTACAGCAACGGTGCGTGCAGTCTTCATCATTGACCCCAACAACATCGTGCGACTTATTCTCTACTACCCGATGAATGTGGGGCGCAACATTGATGAAATCATTCGCTCAATTCAAGCGCTGCAAACAGCGGACGCAAACAATGTGGCATGCCCAGCAAACTGGAAGCCGGGCGAGAAGGTTATTGTGCCGCCGCCAAAGACTCAGAAAGAACTCGAAGAACGCTTGCAAGGTAAGTATGATGAAGTTGTAGACTTCTATTTAGTGAAGAAAGCGCTCTAA
- a CDS encoding FAD-dependent oxidoreductase, whose product MAAERKHIVVVGANFASYTAALELKEMLGDRHDITVISPTHKSLFYPSLIWFPFGIREEKDITFDVRPIYASHKINFIETKATHFDLDNRRVVLAQGKPVRYDYLVIVTGFAVDCDYVSGLRQHAYSQNPGPAAVVSVQGTGCFGAAYEFLFNMRYQLAKHHLRDKALLIYITSSHTQRTLVSVDSAMHKKCAKCSSSSITLTVDLTYQ is encoded by the coding sequence ATGGCAGCCGAAAGAAAACACATTGTCGTTGTGGGCGCAAATTTTGCAAGCTACACAGCGGCACTTGAGCTAAAAGAGATGCTGGGTGACAGGCATGACATTACGGTCATTTCGCCAACGCACAAGTCTCTCTTTTATCCTTCGCTCATTTGGTTCCCGTTCGGAATCCGCGAAGAAAAGGATATCACCTTCGATGTACGTCCTATCTATGCAAGTCATAAGATTAACTTCATAGAAACCAAAGCGACGCACTTTGATTTGGACAACCGAAGAGTAGTCCTAGCACAAGGTAAGCCAGTTCGATACGATTATCTGGTCATCGTGACAGGATTTGCAGTAGACTGCGACTATGTGTCCGGGTTGCGTCAGCACGCCTATTCGCAAAATCCAGGACCAGCAGCGGTAGTGTCAGTGCAGGGCACTGGGTGTTTCGGCGCCGCATATGAGTTTCTCTTCAATATGCGCTATCAGCTCGCAAAGCACCACCTGAGAGATAAAGCGCTGCTGATTTACATCACTTCGAGCCATACCCAGCGCACTTTGGTATCGGTGGATTCGGCAATGCACAAAAAATGTGCGAAATGCTCTTCAAGTTCTATCACATTGACAGTCGATTTAACGTATCAGTAA
- a CDS encoding DUF2892 domain-containing protein: MKPNIGKTDKIIRYALGGLIVGASIYYGNWWGIIVGVILAVTATISFCPLYAPFKISTLKEEGSTEKK; this comes from the coding sequence ATGAAACCAAACATCGGCAAAACAGACAAAATCATTCGCTACGCTCTAGGCGGGCTCATCGTTGGTGCAAGTATTTACTACGGAAACTGGTGGGGAATAATTGTTGGAGTTATCCTAGCAGTAACTGCCACTATCAGCTTCTGTCCACTTTACGCACCATTTAAGATTTCAACACTAAAAGAAGAAGGCAGTACAGAAAAAAAGTAA
- the trxA gene encoding thioredoxin, with protein MTTKLTYETFKQKVFDFEKNQEWKFEGDKPCLIDFWAEWCGPCRMIAPILEELSEEYKDQINIYKVNTEEEPELAAIFGIRSIPSLLFVPLNGQPKMAAGALPKRVLKEMIDRELLGRRIILVS; from the coding sequence ATGACCACTAAACTCACTTACGAGACCTTCAAGCAAAAGGTCTTTGACTTCGAGAAGAATCAAGAGTGGAAATTCGAGGGCGATAAGCCATGTCTCATTGATTTCTGGGCAGAGTGGTGCGGTCCATGCCGAATGATTGCACCAATTTTGGAGGAGCTGTCCGAAGAGTATAAAGATCAGATTAATATCTACAAAGTTAATACAGAAGAAGAACCAGAGTTAGCAGCCATTTTCGGTATTCGCTCTATCCCGTCGCTACTCTTTGTGCCGCTTAATGGACAGCCGAAGATGGCAGCAGGGGCATTGCCAAAGCGAGTCCTGAAAGAAATGATTGACCGCGAGCTGTTGGGACGACGCATTATCCTAGTGAGCTAA
- a CDS encoding CZB domain-containing protein: protein MAISFKQWVTKLVQKASAAEAQLSPEQEEVAPEAVDPVEAEAAGLNFHTAIISHQNWKARFKAMIESGMAEALNPDVIAQDNQCAVGKWIYGVAKEKYGDHPLWEKLRADHAFFHSCASRVLAMIIRGDKQKALLEIQYGAYARASNDVVMDLAMFYKVIKAN, encoded by the coding sequence ATGGCAATCTCGTTTAAGCAGTGGGTTACAAAGCTGGTGCAAAAAGCAAGTGCAGCAGAGGCGCAACTTTCACCCGAGCAGGAGGAAGTTGCGCCCGAAGCTGTTGACCCTGTAGAGGCAGAAGCGGCGGGGTTGAACTTTCATACGGCAATTATTAGCCATCAAAATTGGAAGGCGCGCTTCAAAGCAATGATTGAGAGTGGCATGGCCGAAGCCTTGAACCCTGATGTAATCGCACAAGATAACCAATGTGCCGTTGGTAAGTGGATTTACGGAGTTGCCAAGGAGAAGTATGGCGATCATCCGCTCTGGGAAAAATTGCGGGCTGATCATGCATTTTTTCACAGTTGTGCCAGTCGAGTTTTAGCGATGATTATTCGGGGCGATAAACAAAAAGCATTGCTGGAGATTCAGTATGGTGCATATGCACGGGCGTCTAACGATGTGGTGATGGACTTAGCGATGTTCTACAAAGTGATTAAAGCCAACTGA
- a CDS encoding CZB domain-containing protein, with protein sequence MVFKYWVEKLLQKKQDTIQLDISDIEVAPEAVDPVEAEAAGLNFHTAITSHQNWKTRFKAMIESGIAEALNPDVIAQDNQCAVGKWIYGPAKEKYGSHPLWEKLRADHAFFHMCASRVLAMIIRGDKLKALQEIERGAYARASNEVVMDLAMFYRLVKD encoded by the coding sequence ATGGTATTCAAGTATTGGGTTGAAAAACTACTTCAAAAAAAGCAAGACACTATACAATTAGATATAAGCGATATAGAAGTTGCGCCCGAAGCTGTTGACCCTGTAGAAGCAGAAGCGGCGGGGTTAAACTTTCATACGGCAATTACTAGCCATCAGAATTGGAAGACACGCTTCAAGGCGATGATTGAGAGCGGCATAGCCGAAGCCTTGAACCCTGATGTCATTGCGCAAGACAATCAGTGCGCAGTGGGTAAGTGGATTTATGGACCAGCTAAGGAAAAGTATGGTAGTCATCCGCTGTGGGAGAAGTTACGGGCTGACCATGCATTTTTTCACATGTGCGCCAGTCGAGTTTTGGCAATGATTATTCGAGGTGATAAGCTGAAAGCATTGCAAGAAATTGAACGAGGGGCGTATGCACGGGCGTCCAACGAGGTGGTGATGGACTTAGCGATGTTTTACAGGTTAGTGAAAGATTAG
- a CDS encoding TlpA family protein disulfide reductase — MKKFFSWILPLGLAAAAGLLLGKYVIVPILSPKPAVSAFASAPNFTIQTLDNRSLSLADLRGKGVIINFWATWCPPCRAEIPAMVELQKQYSDKFTFVGIAVNDQEAKVKAFVEEKAINYPVAMDNGIANEYAKLIQGGIRGIPTSFAIDKNGNVIDVIVGMGDKAKFEEIIKKTIK, encoded by the coding sequence ATGAAAAAATTCTTTTCTTGGATTTTGCCATTAGGGCTAGCAGCAGCTGCAGGCTTGCTACTGGGAAAGTATGTCATAGTGCCAATACTGTCGCCAAAGCCAGCTGTATCAGCATTTGCAAGTGCACCTAATTTTACGATTCAAACACTCGATAACAGGTCTTTATCGCTAGCTGACCTGAGAGGCAAAGGCGTGATTATAAATTTTTGGGCAACATGGTGCCCACCTTGCCGCGCCGAAATTCCTGCAATGGTTGAGTTGCAGAAGCAATACAGCGATAAATTTACTTTTGTGGGCATCGCTGTGAATGATCAAGAAGCGAAAGTAAAAGCCTTTGTGGAAGAAAAAGCCATCAACTATCCCGTAGCAATGGATAATGGTATTGCAAATGAATATGCCAAGCTAATTCAAGGCGGTATTCGTGGTATTCCGACTTCATTTGCAATTGATAAGAACGGAAATGTGATTGATGTCATAGTTGGAATGGGGGATAAAGCAAAGTTTGAAGAAATTATTAAAAAAACGATTAAGTAA
- a CDS encoding DUF3365 domain-containing protein — MQVHLKPLSPEDSAKYLEMGDDIVGETKRKISTTLMEAMEKGSVKYAAQFCNLVAYPIVDSMSKAHNARIRRVSDRPRNPKDAMDEDEKKVFAMFKEKMSQPNAEVKPILVQYGDGTVGYYTPIKISMPVCLKCHGEVGKDITTEDYAELKRLYPEDKAVGYKEGELRGMFSIRFTKSYSQAN, encoded by the coding sequence GTGCAAGTGCATCTTAAGCCACTCTCGCCTGAAGATTCTGCTAAATATCTTGAAATGGGTGATGATATAGTAGGCGAGACGAAGCGCAAAATTAGCACAACATTAATGGAAGCAATGGAAAAGGGCAGTGTAAAATATGCGGCGCAATTCTGCAATCTGGTGGCTTATCCGATTGTCGACTCAATGTCCAAAGCTCACAATGCACGCATTCGTCGTGTTTCCGACAGGCCACGCAATCCAAAGGATGCAATGGACGAAGATGAAAAGAAGGTTTTCGCAATGTTCAAAGAAAAGATGAGTCAGCCAAACGCAGAAGTAAAACCAATATTAGTGCAGTATGGTGATGGCACAGTAGGTTACTACACCCCAATTAAAATTTCAATGCCAGTGTGCCTGAAGTGTCACGGAGAAGTGGGCAAAGACATTACAACGGAAGATTATGCAGAGCTGAAAAGACTTTATCCAGAAGACAAGGCGGTTGGATACAAGGAAGGTGAGCTGCGTGGAATGTTCAGCATTCGATTTACGAAATCTTATTCTCAAGCAAACTGA
- a CDS encoding ferredoxin:thioredoxin reductase, which yields MAKEPSEASLKKVWKYVEHYWEKSGTFPHPDKAVTESVVKGLALHIDELGKPLCPCNFYADKKAEVQKRDWICACEEMKRYKYCHCLLFVTKEGLPITEYLPEGHEGRQIYGLVKDPTPDKGREGAKVTQMRE from the coding sequence ATGGCAAAAGAACCAAGTGAAGCATCACTCAAGAAAGTTTGGAAATATGTAGAGCACTATTGGGAAAAGTCTGGCACCTTCCCACATCCTGACAAGGCTGTAACAGAGTCTGTAGTAAAAGGCTTAGCACTTCACATTGATGAGTTAGGCAAACCGCTTTGCCCGTGCAACTTCTACGCTGATAAAAAAGCAGAGGTACAAAAGCGTGACTGGATTTGTGCGTGTGAGGAAATGAAGCGCTACAAATACTGCCATTGTCTGCTCTTCGTAACTAAAGAAGGGTTACCAATTACGGAATACTTACCTGAAGGACACGAAGGACGTCAAATTTATGGTCTGGTAAAAGATCCAACGCCTGACAAGGGACGGGAAGGTGCAAAAGTTACACAAATGCGCGAATGA
- a CDS encoding rhodanese-like domain-containing protein, with translation MMKVRNVFVKILLIEAVSLLFIAEECNAQAVEKKAVQETSESKASFSTKPNTTMFNFFSRPTYPTISPSALKERLKKEKLVLLDVREPYEHAEKHIPNSILIPLGSLPQRVKELEPYKDQEIIVYCRSGNRSGQACEYLQKLGFKAINLEGGMLAW, from the coding sequence ATGATGAAAGTAAGAAATGTATTTGTGAAGATACTGCTGATAGAAGCGGTATCTCTGCTTTTCATTGCAGAGGAATGTAATGCACAAGCTGTAGAGAAGAAGGCAGTGCAAGAAACAAGTGAGAGCAAGGCAAGTTTTTCAACTAAACCAAATACAACAATGTTTAATTTTTTCTCACGGCCGACTTATCCAACAATCTCGCCGAGTGCTTTGAAAGAGCGCTTGAAAAAAGAGAAGTTAGTGTTGCTTGATGTGCGTGAGCCTTACGAGCACGCTGAGAAACACATTCCGAATTCAATTCTAATTCCTCTTGGCTCACTGCCGCAGCGCGTGAAAGAATTAGAGCCATACAAAGATCAAGAAATCATTGTTTATTGCCGTAGCGGTAATCGTAGCGGTCAAGCCTGTGAGTATTTACAGAAGTTAGGCTTCAAAGCAATTAACCTTGAAGGCGGTATGCTGGCATGGTAA
- a CDS encoding OsmC family protein: MKATVVYDGKYPVRGYNERGNETRFEPSPDHGGSGNTAAPMEVFLQAAMACSMMDVVSILQKKRKQIIDLKIFAEAERATEHPKVFTKVKFHYELVSPDAEPADLEHAVGLSIEKYCSASATLKRSGCDVQYESVVKRPEPATA; this comes from the coding sequence ATGAAAGCAACGGTCGTGTATGATGGCAAGTATCCAGTTCGTGGCTACAATGAGAGAGGGAATGAGACGCGTTTTGAGCCTTCGCCTGACCATGGCGGAAGTGGCAACACAGCGGCACCAATGGAAGTATTTTTGCAAGCAGCGATGGCGTGTTCGATGATGGATGTGGTATCTATTTTGCAAAAGAAGCGCAAGCAAATTATAGATCTTAAAATATTTGCAGAAGCAGAGCGGGCAACGGAGCATCCGAAAGTGTTCACGAAAGTAAAGTTCCACTACGAGTTAGTTAGTCCTGATGCAGAGCCTGCTGACTTGGAACATGCGGTTGGTCTGTCAATAGAGAAATACTGCAGTGCATCGGCAACGCTAAAAAGAAGCGGTTGCGACGTGCAATATGAATCCGTCGTCAAGCGACCTGAGCCAGCAACAGCATAG
- a CDS encoding response regulator, protein MNTASSPILFVDDEPMVLDTISLVFRGWHFKTAVGAEHALKLLAEEKFAVVVSDQRMPGMTGTELLRKVKELSPDTIRVVLTGYSDLDSIIEAINSGEVWRFINKPWDNEKLKGTVKAAVDLYEVNQMLRAQQHAAQAKSTSPDGSHTVLFIDKVLTHLKSYESLFADRFNVRTSETLQDALKILESEPVAVVACDSTLASEEGAEFLAVAKHRFPALVTIFMSDSKDANEAIRLINEGQIFRYLVKPFPRQALIEAVEQGIKKHQELLLLPRDSAATAIPRTVSFSQMMAEIRRRREERKVY, encoded by the coding sequence ATGAACACTGCATCGTCGCCCATTCTCTTTGTAGATGATGAACCGATGGTGTTAGATACCATCAGCCTTGTTTTTCGCGGCTGGCACTTTAAAACTGCGGTTGGTGCTGAACATGCCCTAAAGTTGCTTGCTGAAGAAAAGTTTGCAGTCGTTGTCTCTGACCAGCGCATGCCTGGCATGACCGGCACAGAATTGCTCCGGAAAGTCAAGGAACTATCACCCGATACGATTCGTGTGGTGCTTACTGGTTACTCTGACCTTGACAGTATCATTGAGGCAATTAACTCAGGGGAAGTGTGGCGCTTCATTAATAAGCCATGGGACAATGAGAAACTTAAGGGAACGGTCAAAGCTGCAGTAGATTTATATGAGGTGAATCAAATGCTAAGAGCACAGCAACATGCTGCACAGGCAAAGTCTACCTCGCCTGATGGATCTCACACGGTGCTTTTTATTGACAAAGTGCTAACCCACCTAAAAAGTTACGAATCACTTTTTGCCGATCGATTTAATGTGCGTACTTCAGAGACCCTGCAAGATGCTCTGAAAATTCTGGAAAGTGAGCCTGTTGCAGTTGTGGCGTGTGATTCCACGCTCGCTAGTGAAGAAGGAGCTGAGTTTTTAGCAGTTGCCAAGCACCGTTTTCCGGCACTGGTTACAATCTTTATGTCGGATTCCAAAGATGCTAACGAAGCTATTAGACTGATTAATGAAGGGCAAATTTTCCGTTATCTTGTCAAACCTTTTCCGCGTCAAGCTCTTATAGAGGCTGTCGAGCAAGGCATAAAGAAACACCAAGAGCTTCTGCTCTTGCCAAGAGATAGCGCGGCTACTGCAATACCCAGAACTGTCTCTTTCAGCCAGATGATGGCAGAAATTCGCCGTCGCCGTGAAGAGCGGAAAGTTTATTAA
- a CDS encoding ATP-binding protein — translation MRYKKLRKSLKRMREALEQIEVIESLLDDELDREVAAAPLERALDDFALSLHAFLKEVPRRLLPSHLQHRDEPAPDDANKLSAATAVVVSNGAESNFSHELRLVEARLQNFMRELLKKELPRLAKMPARKKEESDIDEAVRQSEQRLRTIIDSTPLGIVITNEDTIIEYANQAYCEIYGYLPEELIGKSFTIVVPPEKKDFWIDLHQKYLDGYKEIRGEWEVRHKSGRPIYILADAARIIGTDGKRKKVTFVSDITEMVKLKEDARQTEIQLMQAEKMSSLGQMVAGVAHEINTPLGFIKGNLQLLLEAQSEIQSLLDVYTRLKDEILFGTSEKVAELIDLVEERSRAVSLHRESVRLCQNSLEGIARIQELVSSLKNFSRLDEAAMKTARLSELIDSSLKIAEHLFREKNIEVVRNYQSDPSVLCYPAQLNQVFLNLFTNAVHAIEHDKGKVVITVSETPDWAVVKVADNGIGIKPEHLKKIFEPFFTTKEVGKGTGLGLSISYKIIEKHNGTIEVESTVGEGATFTVKLPLKSSPKASKPETAELVSPFVEDEPEVKKKQSRRHP, via the coding sequence ATGCGATACAAGAAACTCCGCAAGTCGCTCAAACGCATGCGTGAAGCACTTGAGCAAATTGAAGTGATTGAATCGCTTCTGGACGATGAGTTAGACCGTGAAGTGGCTGCTGCACCGCTGGAACGCGCCTTAGATGATTTTGCCCTCTCGCTACACGCTTTTCTAAAAGAAGTGCCTCGCCGACTCTTGCCTAGCCATCTGCAGCACCGCGATGAACCTGCACCTGATGATGCAAACAAGCTTTCTGCGGCCACTGCAGTCGTGGTTAGCAATGGTGCGGAGAGCAATTTTTCACATGAGCTGCGTCTGGTCGAAGCACGGCTCCAAAACTTTATGCGTGAGCTTCTTAAAAAAGAATTGCCGCGCCTTGCAAAAATGCCTGCTCGCAAGAAAGAGGAAAGCGACATAGACGAAGCGGTGCGCCAGAGCGAACAGCGCTTGCGTACCATCATTGACTCTACCCCGCTTGGCATTGTGATTACGAATGAAGATACAATTATTGAATACGCTAATCAGGCTTATTGCGAAATTTACGGCTATTTACCTGAAGAATTGATTGGCAAGTCTTTCACTATCGTTGTGCCACCTGAGAAAAAAGACTTTTGGATTGACTTGCATCAAAAGTATCTCGATGGATACAAAGAAATTCGTGGTGAGTGGGAGGTGCGTCATAAGAGTGGTCGTCCGATTTATATTCTTGCTGATGCAGCACGTATTATCGGCACAGATGGCAAACGCAAGAAAGTTACGTTTGTAAGTGACATTACCGAAATGGTCAAGCTCAAGGAAGATGCTCGCCAAACTGAGATACAGCTTATGCAAGCAGAAAAGATGAGTTCGCTTGGTCAAATGGTTGCTGGTGTGGCACATGAAATCAATACGCCTTTGGGATTTATTAAAGGTAACTTGCAGTTGCTCTTAGAGGCACAAAGTGAAATTCAAAGCCTGCTTGATGTTTACACACGTCTCAAAGATGAAATTCTTTTCGGCACAAGCGAAAAAGTAGCTGAGCTCATTGACCTTGTCGAGGAACGCTCCAGAGCCGTCTCATTGCACCGTGAATCGGTCCGGCTTTGCCAAAATTCATTAGAAGGTATTGCACGGATTCAAGAGTTGGTCAGCAGCCTCAAGAATTTCTCACGCCTTGATGAAGCTGCAATGAAAACTGCACGGCTATCTGAGCTGATTGACTCATCGCTCAAAATTGCAGAGCATCTTTTTCGAGAGAAAAATATTGAGGTGGTGCGTAACTATCAAAGCGACCCCAGTGTGCTCTGCTACCCTGCGCAGCTTAATCAAGTCTTTCTTAATCTCTTCACTAATGCTGTGCATGCGATTGAGCACGACAAAGGCAAAGTTGTCATTACAGTTAGTGAGACGCCAGACTGGGCTGTGGTAAAAGTTGCCGATAATGGCATTGGCATTAAACCTGAGCATCTTAAAAAAATCTTTGAGCCGTTCTTTACTACCAAAGAAGTCGGCAAAGGTACTGGCCTAGGACTGTCTATTAGCTACAAAATTATTGAAAAGCACAATGGCACCATAGAAGTGGAAAGCACAGTTGGCGAAGGTGCTACTTTCACCGTAAAATTGCCTCTCAAGTCATCGCCGAAGGCTAGCAAACCTGAAACCGCAGAACTGGTTTCACCTTTTGTTGAGGATGAGCCTGAAGTAAAGAAAAAGCAAAGTCGACGACATCCATAG